The proteins below are encoded in one region of Helianthus annuus cultivar XRQ/B chromosome 2, HanXRQr2.0-SUNRISE, whole genome shotgun sequence:
- the LOC110902327 gene encoding uncharacterized protein LOC110902327 gives MEGSKKGEGKKKMVGSGSKSRPQDKRGSGGSSVPFNPQLGFASHTQPPFYFNQPMHQPFGYDTQPTQNWMQYGPRMTQAGYYDYSQEAQNAFDPFAFQNPMSQSPTQDEQDDVDEEFVPETQEHELDDIDEDVADDEDVADEPEKKAKAKRENWSPRQEEALAKAFVHCTLNKRKGNQQKKDSFWKKVLNHFNETVGGSNRTHHQVRSKWVTMQTKINTFNGLYHQADRLRPSGSDDAYVMKQALKDYKSKENIEFAHVAAWEVVRTSQKWSPVPLLNEESSGSGLKRKSSDSGNYARGSPNVEISSGFTIPDINEDPSPPPPRRQMRKEKKDKGPSSKNEDPRDITSKFEEYKAMKKEIMEIKRVREEKYLTLADEQREALRQTMYEKDFEWYNRPTDDLHPKMLEVALARKREIAKKYGWPCDF, from the exons ATGGAAGGCTCAAAGAAGGGTGAAGGCAAGAAGAAAATGGTAGGGTCCGGTTCAAAGTCGAGGCCTCAAGATAAACGTGGTTCGGGTGGTAGTAGTGTCCCGTTTAATCCGCAACTTGGGTTTGCGAGTCACACCCAACCTCCATTTTATTTTAACCAACCCATGCATCAACCTTTCGGTTATGATACCCAACCCACCCAAAATTGGATGCAATACGGTCCGAGGATGACTCAAGCCGGTTATTATGATTACTCCCAAGAAGCGCAaaatgcttttgacccgtttgcttttCAAAACCCAATGTCACAATCACCAACCCAAGACGAACAAGATGACGTCGATGAGGAGTTCGTGCCGGAAACACAAGAACATGAGTTAGATGATATTGATGAAGATGTTGCGGATGATGAAGATGTTGCGGATGAACCGGAAAAAAAAGCAAAAGCCAAACGGGAAAATTGGTCGCCTAgacaagaagaggcgttggcaaaGGCTTTTGTTCATTGCACTTTGAATAAAAGAAAAGGCAATCAACAAAAGAAGGATAGCTTTTGGAAGAAAGTTCTAAACCACTTTAACGAAACGGTCGGCGGAAGTAATCGAACCCACCACCAAGTTCGATCAAAATGGGTGACGATGCAAACAAAAATTAACACATTCAACGGTCTATATCATCAAGCG GATCGTTTACGTCCTAGCGGGAGTGACGACGCATATGTAATGAAACAAGCGTTAAAGGATTACAAAAGCAAAGAAAATATTGAGTTCGCTCATGTTGCGGCTTGGGAGGTTGTTAGAACAAGTCAAAAGTGGTCGCCGGTACCTTTGTTGAATGAAGAAAGCTCCGGTTCGGGTCTAAAAAGAAAGTCTTCGGATTCGGGAAATTATGCCCGAGGATCACCGAATGTCGAAATCTCAAGCGGATTCACTATTCCCGACATAAACGAGGatccttcaccaccaccaccaagacGACAAATGAGAAAGGAGAAAAAGGACAAAGGGCCGTCTTCAAAAAACGAAGATCCAAGAGATATAACAAGCAAATTCGAAGAGTACAAGGCCATGAAAAAAGAGATAATGGAAATTAAACGTGTACGAGAAGAAAAATATTTGACCTTGGCGGATGAGCAACGAGAGGCGTTGCGACAAACAATGTACGAGAAGGACTTTGAGTGGTATAATCGGCCTACCGACGACCTTCACCCGAA